In Variovorax paradoxus, a single genomic region encodes these proteins:
- a CDS encoding DUF2894 domain-containing protein codes for MSSQEEVVAGNVAMVEAWIARGDHRFDPVRFRFIEALARRADTHEGEARRLLDDRVATLLAAYGKDMEAAHAAAAADEPQEAQQQQPCERSALAELVDHAAHNSPLPAGMPAVPADATPGQSHAPELKTLRYFRSTWSKLSADLRLTQSLAKVPENAGPLNSHHLVHRALTLMRDLSPEYLNHFMSYVDTLSWVEQAKHNASAPAATGTARGEGAARKTTRAGKAG; via the coding sequence GTGAGTAGCCAGGAGGAAGTCGTGGCCGGCAACGTGGCGATGGTCGAGGCGTGGATCGCGCGCGGCGACCACCGCTTCGACCCGGTGCGCTTCCGCTTCATCGAGGCACTGGCCCGGCGCGCGGACACGCACGAAGGCGAAGCCCGGCGCCTGCTCGACGACAGGGTGGCCACGCTGCTTGCCGCGTACGGCAAGGACATGGAAGCCGCCCATGCAGCCGCGGCGGCAGACGAGCCGCAGGAAGCACAACAGCAGCAGCCATGCGAACGCAGCGCGCTCGCGGAGCTGGTGGATCACGCCGCTCACAACTCGCCCCTTCCCGCCGGCATGCCCGCGGTGCCCGCGGACGCCACGCCCGGCCAGTCGCACGCCCCCGAACTGAAGACGCTGCGCTATTTCCGCAGCACCTGGTCGAAGCTCAGCGCCGACCTGCGGCTCACGCAGTCGCTGGCCAAGGTGCCGGAGAACGCGGGGCCGCTCAACTCGCATCACCTGGTTCACCGCGCGCTCACGCTGATGCGCGACCTGTCGCCGGAGTACCTGAACCACTTCATGTCTTACGTCGACACGCTGTCGTGGGTCGAGCAGGCGAAGCACAACGCCAGCGCGCCGGCCGCCACCGGCACCGCGCGCGGCGAAGGCGCCGCCCGGAAGACGACGCGCGCCGGCAAGGCCGGCTGA
- a CDS encoding OmpA family protein: MREDIDESGLEPGVPVWAVFGDLMSGLLGAFVLILVCALGMQMELASKLETEVQQRRAEAQRREALEQALAGPLAAGRVTLNNGRIGISGNVLFAFNSADLQPEGRQLLKSLSAPLAAYLGSRDEILMVSGFTDDRQMRGDARRFADNWELSAQRALTVTRALIEEGMPSSSVFAAAFGSEQAVASNADAEGRSKNRRVEMAPTPRPSSTGTANAKRRE, from the coding sequence ATGCGCGAGGACATCGACGAAAGCGGCCTGGAGCCGGGCGTGCCGGTGTGGGCCGTCTTCGGCGACCTGATGTCGGGGCTGCTTGGCGCGTTCGTGCTGATCCTGGTGTGCGCGCTGGGCATGCAGATGGAGCTTGCGTCCAAACTGGAGACTGAGGTGCAGCAGCGGCGCGCGGAAGCCCAGCGCCGCGAGGCGCTCGAGCAGGCGCTCGCGGGCCCGCTCGCGGCCGGCCGCGTGACACTGAACAACGGCCGCATCGGCATCAGCGGCAATGTGCTGTTCGCCTTCAATTCCGCCGACCTGCAGCCCGAGGGGCGGCAACTGCTCAAGAGCCTCTCGGCGCCATTGGCTGCCTACTTGGGCAGCCGCGACGAGATCCTGATGGTCAGCGGCTTCACCGACGACCGGCAGATGCGCGGCGACGCGCGCCGCTTCGCCGACAACTGGGAGCTGTCGGCCCAGCGCGCGCTCACGGTGACGCGCGCGCTGATCGAGGAAGGCATGCCCTCCTCCTCGGTGTTCGCCGCGGCCTTCGGCTCCGAGCAGGCGGTGGCGTCGAACGCCGACGCCGAGGGGCGCTCGAAGAACCGGCGCGTGGAAATGGCGCCGACGCCGCGCCCCTCTTCCACCGGCACCGCCAACGCGAAGCGCCGTGAGTAG
- a CDS encoding DUF802 domain-containing protein — protein MTRFLPHAVFAAGLAVVGWVAVGYVGANPLALAVTALVAAFYLMGALELRRFQQATDTLSRAVAELSEAPPSLGAWLASLPASLQNAVRLRIEGERVGLPGPALTPYLAGFLVLLGMLGTFLGMVVTLNGTGLALDSATDLQAVRSSLSAPVKGLGLAFGTSVAGVAASAMLGLMSALCRRERLQAGQLLDSRIATTLRVFSQVHQREESFKLLQQQALAMPELVGQLQAMMAALAQQSQAQNDRLISSQDSFHGKAEAVYAGLATSVDQSLRQSLTESARIAGAAIQPVVEATMAAIARETAALHGTLSQTVQQQLEGLSSRFAATTAGVADTWQTALAEHRQTSEALSGEVRGSHDRFAETFAQRSAALVDNVAAQLERTVGSVSNTWNGALAEHQRVSEKLSADSQQALTAAAATFEQHSASLLRTVGEAHAELQTDIASRDEQRLAVWTQSLAAMAAGLKDEWQQAGAYAAGQQQHLLDTISQVSTRDEQKLAAWTQSLAAMAAALREEWKQAGTYAAGQQQHLLDTISQVSSRDEQKLAAWTQSLADMAAALREEWQQAGVHATGQQQLLLDAISQISSRDEQRLSAWTGSLASMAAALKEEWQQAGAHTTGQQQQLLDAISQISSRDEQRLSAWTGSLATMADTLKDEWQQAGAQSASQQHQLLEQVAQTAREMSSQADAHAKATVAEIAQLLQAASEAPRAAAEVVAELRQKLSDSMARDNAMLEERSRILETLSTLLDAVNHASIEQRAAVDSLVAASAEVLERVGGRFTEQVEAETGKMTGIAAQITGGAAEVASMGEAFGLAVQMFSQSNDKMGAQLQRIEAALGKSIARSDEQLAYYVAQAREVIDLSIMSQKQIVEDLQQLASRQAAVGSEA, from the coding sequence ATGACCAGATTTCTTCCTCACGCTGTGTTCGCAGCGGGCTTGGCCGTCGTGGGCTGGGTCGCCGTCGGCTACGTCGGCGCGAACCCGCTGGCGCTGGCCGTCACCGCGCTCGTCGCCGCCTTCTACCTGATGGGCGCGCTGGAGCTGCGCCGTTTCCAGCAGGCCACCGACACCCTGTCGCGCGCCGTGGCCGAACTCTCCGAAGCGCCCCCCAGCCTCGGCGCCTGGCTCGCAAGCCTGCCCGCCTCGCTGCAGAACGCGGTGCGCCTGCGCATCGAGGGCGAGCGCGTCGGCCTGCCCGGCCCCGCCCTCACACCGTACCTGGCCGGCTTTCTCGTGCTGCTGGGCATGCTCGGCACCTTCCTGGGCATGGTGGTCACGCTCAACGGCACCGGCCTTGCGCTCGACAGCGCGACCGACCTGCAGGCCGTGCGCTCCTCGCTCTCGGCGCCGGTGAAGGGCCTGGGGCTGGCCTTCGGCACCTCGGTGGCCGGCGTGGCCGCATCGGCCATGCTGGGCCTCATGTCGGCGCTGTGCCGGCGCGAGCGGCTGCAGGCCGGCCAACTGCTCGACAGCAGGATCGCGACCACGCTGCGCGTGTTCTCGCAGGTCCACCAGCGCGAAGAATCGTTCAAGCTGCTGCAGCAGCAGGCGCTGGCCATGCCCGAGCTGGTCGGCCAGCTGCAGGCCATGATGGCCGCGCTGGCGCAGCAGAGCCAGGCGCAGAACGATCGCCTCATCAGCAGCCAGGACAGCTTCCACGGCAAGGCCGAGGCGGTGTACGCGGGCCTTGCCACGTCGGTCGACCAGTCGCTGCGCCAGAGCCTGACCGAGAGCGCGCGCATCGCCGGCGCGGCGATCCAGCCGGTGGTCGAGGCCACCATGGCCGCCATCGCGCGCGAGACCGCCGCGCTGCACGGCACGCTCTCGCAGACCGTGCAGCAGCAGCTCGAAGGCCTGTCGAGCCGGTTCGCGGCCACCACGGCCGGCGTCGCCGACACCTGGCAGACCGCGCTGGCCGAGCACCGGCAGACCAGCGAAGCCCTCTCCGGCGAAGTACGCGGCTCGCACGACCGCTTCGCCGAGACCTTCGCGCAGCGCTCGGCCGCACTGGTCGACAACGTTGCCGCGCAGCTCGAGCGCACCGTGGGCAGCGTGTCGAACACCTGGAACGGCGCGCTCGCCGAACACCAGCGCGTGAGCGAGAAGCTCTCGGCCGATTCGCAACAGGCGCTGACCGCCGCCGCCGCCACTTTCGAACAGCATTCGGCCTCGCTGCTGCGCACCGTGGGCGAGGCCCATGCCGAGCTGCAGACCGACATCGCATCGCGCGACGAACAGCGGCTGGCCGTGTGGACGCAATCGCTGGCAGCCATGGCCGCTGGGCTGAAAGACGAATGGCAGCAGGCCGGCGCGTACGCGGCGGGCCAGCAGCAGCACCTGCTCGACACGATCTCGCAGGTGTCGACGCGCGACGAACAGAAGCTCGCCGCATGGACCCAATCGCTCGCGGCGATGGCGGCCGCGCTCAGGGAAGAATGGAAGCAGGCCGGCACTTACGCGGCAGGCCAGCAGCAGCACCTGCTCGACACGATCTCGCAGGTGTCGTCGCGCGACGAGCAGAAGCTCGCCGCGTGGACCCAATCGCTCGCGGACATGGCTGCGGCGCTCAGGGAAGAGTGGCAACAGGCCGGCGTGCATGCGACGGGCCAGCAGCAGCTGCTGCTCGATGCCATCTCGCAGATTTCGTCGCGCGACGAACAGCGCCTCTCCGCATGGACCGGATCGCTCGCATCGATGGCGGCGGCGCTCAAGGAAGAGTGGCAGCAAGCCGGCGCGCACACCACCGGCCAGCAACAACAGCTGCTCGATGCCATCTCGCAGATTTCGTCACGCGACGAGCAGCGCCTTTCCGCCTGGACCGGATCGCTCGCGACGATGGCCGACACGCTGAAGGACGAATGGCAACAGGCCGGCGCTCAATCAGCAAGCCAGCAGCACCAGTTGCTCGAGCAGGTGGCGCAGACCGCGCGCGAGATGTCGTCGCAAGCCGACGCGCATGCCAAGGCCACCGTCGCCGAAATCGCCCAGCTGCTGCAGGCCGCCTCCGAGGCGCCGCGCGCGGCGGCCGAAGTGGTCGCGGAGCTGCGCCAGAAGCTGTCCGACAGCATGGCGCGCGACAACGCGATGCTGGAAGAACGCAGCCGCATCCTCGAGACGCTTTCCACGCTGCTCGACGCGGTGAACCATGCCTCCATCGAGCAGCGCGCGGCGGTCGATTCGCTGGTGGCTGCTTCTGCCGAGGTGCTCGAGCGCGTGGGCGGCCGCTTCACCGAACAGGTCGAGGCCGAGACCGGCAAGATGACCGGCATTGCCGCGCAGATCACCGGCGGCGCCGCCGAGGTGGCGAGCATGGGCGAAGCCTTCGGCCTGGCGGTGCAGATGTTCAGCCAGTCGAACGACAAGATGGGCGCGCAGTTGCAGCGCATCGAGGCCGCGCTGGGCAAGTCGATCGCGCGCAGCGACGAGCAATTGGCCTACTACGTGGCGCAGGCGCGCGAGGTCATCGACCTGAGCATCATGTCGCAGAAGCAGATCGTCGAAGACCTGCAGCAGCTTGCGAGCCGCCAGGCCGCGGTGGGCAGCGAGGCGTGA
- a CDS encoding DUF3348 domain-containing protein, with amino-acid sequence MVQASRRTGFTGSPLVRLLSRLTDSDVGQPRQTTAERLSQWFGWTDDISLSAALNAGPASSLSSAKASASAEEAECARVRAALTKAIASDSAAPADATDFAPLRQRYLARQQAMEVAIGPLRSRLRTTLAGRSQAMAKLAAVDVVMEQVLAAQERSLMSSVPSLLEKRFKRLRQAALEAQAEQSEQTDQTEHPGSAPRPAPAWQDVFHKDLQDVLLAELDFRFQPVEGLLEALRMKQPG; translated from the coding sequence ATGGTGCAAGCGTCACGGCGCACAGGTTTCACCGGTTCGCCGCTCGTGCGCTTGCTTTCCAGGCTGACCGACAGCGACGTCGGGCAACCCCGGCAGACCACCGCCGAGCGGCTGAGCCAGTGGTTCGGCTGGACCGACGACATCTCGCTGTCCGCGGCGTTGAACGCCGGCCCGGCGAGCTCTCTTTCCAGTGCAAAAGCCTCCGCGAGCGCCGAGGAAGCCGAGTGCGCCCGCGTGCGCGCCGCGCTGACCAAGGCCATCGCGTCGGACAGCGCCGCCCCCGCGGACGCCACCGACTTCGCCCCGCTGCGCCAGCGCTACCTCGCCCGGCAACAGGCGATGGAAGTCGCCATCGGCCCGCTGCGCAGCCGCCTGCGGACCACGCTGGCAGGCCGCTCGCAGGCCATGGCCAAACTGGCGGCGGTGGACGTGGTGATGGAGCAGGTGCTGGCCGCGCAGGAGCGCAGCCTGATGTCGAGCGTGCCCTCGCTGCTCGAAAAGCGCTTCAAGCGCCTGCGGCAGGCTGCGCTGGAAGCCCAGGCCGAACAGAGCGAACAAACCGATCAGACGGAGCACCCCGGCAGCGCCCCCCGCCCCGCGCCCGCATGGCAGGACGTGTTCCACAAAGACCTCCAGGACGTGCTGCTCGCCGAACTGGACTTTCGATTTCAACCGGTCGAAGGGCTGCTCGAGGCCCTTCGCATGAAGCAACCAGGCTGA
- the nadE gene encoding ammonia-dependent NAD(+) synthetase: MSADLTPVDDTQREIIAALHVAPVFDAASELERRVDFLASYLKQTGLKTLVLGISGGVDSLTAGCLAQRAVEKLRAEGRDASFIAMRLPYGVQKDEAEAQASLAVIRPDRTITVDIRPAADGMLAALKAGDLKFRDAAHEDFVLGNIKARERMVAQFAVAGAHDGIVIGTDHAAEALMGFFTKFGDGAADITPLTGLNKRRVRAVAQLLGAPDALVYKVPTADLESLVPGKPDEDAFGVTYEQIDDFLEGKPVSAEARRIILSTHRKSAHKRALPVEPPAPAALG, encoded by the coding sequence ATGAGCGCAGACCTCACCCCCGTCGACGACACGCAGCGCGAGATCATCGCGGCGCTGCATGTCGCGCCCGTCTTCGACGCCGCCAGCGAGCTGGAGCGCCGCGTCGACTTTCTCGCCAGCTACCTGAAGCAGACCGGCCTGAAGACGCTGGTGCTGGGCATCAGCGGCGGCGTCGATTCGCTGACCGCAGGCTGCCTGGCGCAGCGCGCCGTCGAGAAGCTGCGCGCCGAAGGCCGCGACGCCAGCTTCATCGCCATGCGCCTGCCCTACGGCGTCCAGAAGGACGAAGCCGAGGCGCAGGCCTCGCTCGCCGTCATCAGGCCCGACCGCACCATCACCGTCGACATCCGCCCCGCGGCCGACGGCATGCTCGCCGCGCTGAAGGCCGGCGACCTGAAGTTCCGCGACGCGGCGCATGAAGACTTCGTGCTCGGCAACATCAAGGCGCGCGAGCGCATGGTGGCGCAGTTCGCTGTGGCCGGCGCGCACGACGGCATCGTCATCGGCACCGACCACGCGGCCGAGGCGCTGATGGGCTTCTTCACCAAGTTCGGCGACGGCGCGGCCGACATCACGCCGCTCACCGGCCTGAACAAGCGCCGCGTGCGCGCGGTGGCGCAGTTGCTGGGCGCACCCGACGCGCTGGTCTACAAGGTGCCCACCGCCGACCTCGAGTCGCTGGTGCCGGGCAAGCCCGACGAAGATGCCTTCGGCGTGACCTACGAGCAGATCGACGATTTCCTCGAAGGCAAGCCGGTGTCGGCCGAGGCACGCCGGATCATCCTGTCCACCCACCGCAAGAGCGCCCACAAGCGCGCCCTGCCCGTCGAGCCGCCGGCACCCGCCGCGCTCGGCTGA
- a CDS encoding phospholipase A, producing MTTRPHTRLRTLAALAACLGGAAGAQAQAVDKPASPLADSQLTWQQCAALGANNEARLACFDRWAQQQTLPPVSVPVAPPVLASTQPPVDGTIPATRVVSVATTEGCRDRQYSALSRFWELENATDCGTFGFRGYRPLNVSISAATKKPQTPTSPSPDHTGEPVAYQANEMRIGLSVRTKLAQGLLTQGDPVKKDSLWFAYTQQSTWQLFNGAISRPFRTTDHEPELMYVYPTDFQLPGGWRWRYSGLGIVHQSNGQSLPLSRSWNRVYLMGGAELDDRFTITGRIWKRISESAANDDNPDIADYIGRAEVTGRWNLNRDNQLAVTVRNNLRDSGRGSIRLEWLKAIGDPTKSNLRFHTQLFSGYGDTLVDYNRKRTVLSIGLSLVDF from the coding sequence ATGACGACACGACCACACACCCGGCTGCGCACGCTCGCGGCCCTGGCCGCCTGCCTGGGCGGCGCCGCCGGCGCGCAGGCGCAAGCCGTCGACAAGCCCGCGAGCCCGCTGGCCGATTCGCAGCTCACCTGGCAGCAATGCGCCGCGCTGGGCGCCAACAACGAGGCGCGGCTGGCCTGCTTCGACCGCTGGGCGCAGCAGCAGACGCTGCCGCCGGTGTCGGTGCCCGTGGCGCCGCCGGTGCTCGCGAGCACGCAGCCGCCGGTGGACGGCACGATCCCGGCCACGCGCGTGGTCTCGGTCGCCACCACCGAAGGCTGCCGCGACCGCCAGTATTCGGCGCTGTCGCGCTTCTGGGAACTGGAGAACGCCACCGACTGCGGCACCTTCGGTTTTCGCGGCTACCGGCCGCTCAACGTGTCGATCTCGGCCGCCACCAAGAAGCCGCAGACGCCCACCTCGCCTTCGCCCGACCACACCGGCGAGCCCGTCGCCTACCAGGCCAACGAGATGCGCATCGGCCTGTCGGTGCGCACCAAGCTCGCGCAGGGCCTGCTCACGCAGGGCGACCCGGTGAAGAAAGACTCGCTGTGGTTCGCCTATACGCAGCAGTCGACCTGGCAGCTGTTCAACGGCGCCATCTCGCGGCCGTTCCGCACCACCGACCACGAACCCGAGCTGATGTATGTCTACCCGACCGACTTCCAGCTGCCCGGCGGCTGGCGCTGGCGCTATTCGGGCCTGGGCATCGTGCACCAGTCGAACGGCCAGAGCCTGCCGCTGTCGCGCAGCTGGAACCGCGTCTACCTGATGGGCGGCGCCGAGCTGGACGACCGCTTCACCATCACCGGCCGCATCTGGAAGCGCATCTCCGAGAGCGCCGCCAACGACGACAACCCCGACATCGCCGACTACATCGGCCGTGCCGAAGTCACAGGCCGCTGGAACCTGAACCGCGACAACCAGCTGGCCGTGACCGTGCGCAACAACCTGCGCGACAGCGGCCGCGGCTCGATCCGCCTCGAGTGGCTCAAGGCCATCGGCGATCCGACCAAGAGCAACCTGCGTTTCCACACGCAACTGTTCTCGGGCTACGGCGACACGCTGGTGGACTACAACCGCAAGCGCACGGTGCTGAGCATCGGCCTCAGTCTTGTGGACTTCTGA
- a CDS encoding ATP-dependent helicase: MSHGLNPAQLEAVNYMYGPCLVLAGAGSGKTRVITHKIGRLIQSGLEPQRIAAITFTNKAAAEMRERAKDLIGKDARKVVVCTFHALGVRMMREDGAVLGLKKAFSILDSDDVTKILKDAGGTTDIATARIWQWTISKWKNMGLNAKQAEAAAVDDNERITARIMAHYEERLQAYQSVDFDDLIGMPLKLLYEFPEVRAKWQAALGHILVDEYQDTNATQYEVLKALAGERGHFTAVGDDDQSIYGWRGATLDNLRKLPVDFPTLKVIKLEQNYRSTSAILRAANNVIGPNPKLFPKTLFSELGEGEPVRIVDADSELHEAERAVARIVSLRAGDATTQGKQYKEFRDFAILYRANHQARVFEQALRKAQIPYKVSGGQSFFDRAEIKDLCGWFRLWVNNDDDPAFLRAITTPKRGIGHTTLASLGSFASQYKLSLFEALFSPSLPSVMPKRTLEGIHEFGRYINDLEYRARRTMGAEDSRTFMLDWLKEIDYEKHLYDGEDSESAAASRWTNVLEFVDWMSQRAGGTIDDTSGADNPIETERKSLLEVAQTISLLSTISERQQDQDVVTLSTLHASKGLEWPHVMLIGVSEGLLPFKLDDDNGRQQKVSEDTLQRLQEERRLMYVGITRAQRSLAVSWTKKRKQGREMVPCVPSRFIAEMGLDKATTREDPREKLKALRAEFARKAQDSAAKAAAASSS, from the coding sequence ATGTCTCACGGTCTCAATCCCGCGCAACTCGAAGCGGTCAACTACATGTACGGTCCCTGCCTGGTGCTCGCCGGCGCAGGCTCGGGCAAGACGCGGGTGATCACTCACAAGATCGGGCGCCTGATCCAGTCGGGGCTCGAACCCCAGCGGATCGCGGCCATCACCTTCACCAACAAGGCGGCCGCGGAAATGCGCGAGCGCGCCAAGGACCTGATCGGCAAGGACGCGCGCAAGGTCGTGGTCTGCACCTTCCACGCGCTGGGCGTGCGCATGATGCGCGAGGACGGCGCGGTGCTGGGCCTGAAGAAGGCCTTCAGCATCCTGGACTCCGACGACGTCACCAAGATCCTGAAGGACGCCGGCGGCACCACCGACATCGCCACCGCGCGCATCTGGCAGTGGACCATCAGCAAGTGGAAGAACATGGGCCTGAACGCCAAGCAGGCGGAGGCGGCCGCGGTGGACGACAACGAGCGCATCACCGCGCGCATCATGGCCCACTACGAAGAGCGGCTGCAGGCCTACCAGAGCGTCGACTTCGACGACCTGATCGGCATGCCGCTGAAGCTGCTGTACGAATTCCCCGAGGTGCGCGCCAAGTGGCAGGCCGCGCTCGGCCACATCCTGGTGGACGAATACCAGGACACCAACGCCACCCAGTACGAAGTGCTCAAGGCCCTGGCCGGCGAGCGCGGCCACTTCACCGCGGTGGGCGACGACGACCAGTCTATCTACGGCTGGCGCGGCGCCACGCTGGACAACCTGCGCAAGCTGCCGGTCGACTTCCCGACGCTCAAGGTCATCAAGCTGGAGCAGAACTACCGCTCCACCAGCGCCATCCTGCGCGCGGCCAACAACGTGATCGGCCCCAACCCCAAACTGTTTCCCAAGACGCTGTTCTCCGAACTCGGCGAAGGCGAGCCGGTGCGCATCGTCGATGCCGACAGCGAGCTGCACGAGGCCGAGCGCGCCGTGGCGCGCATCGTCAGCCTGCGCGCGGGCGACGCCACCACGCAGGGCAAGCAGTACAAGGAGTTCCGCGACTTCGCCATCCTTTACCGCGCCAACCACCAGGCGCGCGTGTTCGAGCAGGCGCTGCGCAAGGCGCAGATTCCGTACAAGGTGTCGGGCGGCCAGAGCTTCTTCGACCGCGCCGAGATCAAGGACCTGTGCGGCTGGTTCCGCCTGTGGGTCAACAACGACGACGACCCCGCGTTCCTGCGCGCCATCACCACGCCCAAGCGCGGCATCGGCCACACCACGCTGGCCAGCCTGGGCAGCTTTGCCAGCCAGTACAAGCTGAGCCTGTTCGAGGCGCTATTCAGCCCGTCGCTGCCCAGCGTGATGCCCAAGCGCACGCTGGAAGGCATCCACGAATTCGGCCGCTACATCAACGACCTGGAATACCGCGCGCGCCGCACCATGGGCGCGGAAGACTCGCGCACCTTCATGCTCGACTGGCTCAAGGAAATCGACTACGAGAAGCACCTCTACGACGGCGAGGACAGCGAATCGGCCGCGGCCTCGCGCTGGACCAACGTGCTGGAGTTCGTCGACTGGATGTCGCAGCGCGCCGGCGGCACCATCGACGACACCTCGGGCGCGGACAACCCCATCGAGACCGAGCGCAAGAGCCTGCTCGAAGTGGCGCAGACCATCTCGCTGCTCTCCACCATCAGCGAGCGCCAGCAGGACCAGGACGTGGTCACGCTCTCGACGCTGCATGCCTCCAAGGGCCTCGAATGGCCGCACGTCATGCTCATCGGCGTGAGCGAGGGCCTCCTGCCCTTCAAGCTCGACGACGACAACGGCCGCCAGCAGAAGGTCAGCGAAGACACGCTGCAAAGGCTGCAGGAAGAGCGCCGCCTCATGTACGTGGGCATCACGCGCGCGCAGCGCAGCCTGGCGGTGAGCTGGACCAAGAAGCGCAAGCAGGGCCGCGAGATGGTGCCCTGCGTGCCCAGCCGCTTCATCGCCGAGATGGGCCTGGACAAGGCCACCACCCGGGAAGACCCGCGCGAAAAGCTCAAGGCGCTGCGCGCCGAGTTCGCGCGCAAGGCACAGGACAGCGCGGCCAAGGCGGCCGCGGCCTCATCATCATGA
- a CDS encoding AEC family transporter — protein sequence MLPVFLVTFPFFALIAAGYGAARARILPLDAIPGLNAFVLYFALPCMLLRFGAGTPIGQLLDGSVALVWGLGALVVVAGVVMFTRNARVGWNDGAFGALVAAFPNTGFMGVPLLVAILGAQAAGPMIIAIAFDMVVTSSLCIGLSRLDGVGAGAAGGGAAQAARKALRGILVNPMPWSILLGVLLSAARWQLPGPLERTVAMLADAASPVALFTIGAVLARSALLAREHDASAAVAEALLGTGVQPAPRAPWSDVLPVVAVKLLVHPLLIWGLGLGAIALGLPLAPAALVVMVLVAALPSASNVSMLAERFGADNGRIARIILWTTVVAFFSFPLAVGLLH from the coding sequence GTGCTGCCTGTATTTCTTGTTACTTTCCCTTTCTTCGCGTTAATCGCCGCCGGCTACGGCGCCGCCCGCGCCCGAATCCTGCCGCTGGACGCGATTCCCGGCCTCAACGCCTTCGTGCTGTATTTCGCGCTGCCCTGCATGCTGCTGCGCTTCGGCGCGGGCACGCCCATCGGGCAGTTGCTGGACGGCAGCGTGGCGCTGGTCTGGGGCCTGGGGGCGCTGGTCGTGGTGGCGGGGGTGGTGATGTTCACGCGCAACGCGCGCGTCGGCTGGAACGACGGCGCCTTCGGCGCGTTGGTGGCCGCATTCCCGAACACCGGCTTCATGGGCGTGCCGCTGCTGGTGGCGATCCTGGGGGCGCAGGCGGCCGGGCCGATGATCATCGCGATCGCGTTCGACATGGTCGTCACCTCGTCGCTGTGCATCGGGCTGTCGCGGCTCGACGGGGTGGGTGCGGGCGCCGCGGGCGGCGGCGCGGCGCAGGCGGCGCGCAAGGCGCTGCGCGGCATCCTGGTCAACCCGATGCCGTGGTCGATCCTGCTGGGCGTGCTGCTGTCGGCCGCGCGCTGGCAGCTGCCGGGGCCGCTGGAGCGCACCGTGGCGATGCTGGCCGACGCCGCGTCGCCGGTGGCGCTTTTCACCATCGGCGCGGTGCTGGCCCGCTCGGCCCTGCTGGCGCGCGAGCACGATGCCAGCGCGGCGGTGGCCGAGGCGCTCTTGGGCACCGGCGTGCAGCCCGCGCCCCGGGCGCCCTGGAGCGACGTGCTGCCGGTGGTGGCGGTGAAGCTGCTGGTGCACCCGCTGCTCATTTGGGGGCTGGGGCTGGGCGCCATCGCGCTGGGGCTGCCGCTGGCGCCCGCCGCGCTGGTGGTGATGGTGCTGGTGGCGGCGCTGCCCAGCGCCAGCAACGTGTCGATGCTGGCCGAGCGCTTCGGCGCAGACAACGGCCGCATCGCACGCATCATCCTGTGGACGACGGTGGTGGCGTTCTTCAGCTTTCCGCTGGCGGTGGGCCTGCTGCACTGA